A genomic stretch from Thermoflexus sp. includes:
- a CDS encoding response regulator transcription factor, with translation MIRLGNGTDRLRMLIIHPDLETGERLVRSAVQAGHAAHYAHDLRGVLALIARAIPDIIVADREWLERNGRGLFSALRGCSPLPLICPVESIDRDPIWDRLARAVQAFQTWTGGEVIRVGSLIIDHGRKQVIWRGQPVQLPPLQFKILTVLARRAGQVVSHTDLVREVWGIEADDPEARELLKVHIRQIRKRLGLDPERGEVLVSVRGFGYMLTSPEEEG, from the coding sequence ATGATCCGTCTCGGAAACGGAACCGATCGCCTGCGAATGCTGATCATCCATCCCGATCTGGAGACCGGAGAGCGACTGGTCCGGAGCGCCGTGCAGGCCGGGCACGCCGCTCACTATGCTCACGATCTGCGCGGGGTTCTGGCGCTGATCGCTCGGGCCATCCCCGATATCATTGTGGCGGATCGGGAGTGGCTGGAACGTAACGGCCGCGGATTGTTCAGCGCCCTTCGAGGCTGCTCCCCCCTCCCCCTAATCTGCCCGGTGGAAAGCATAGATCGGGATCCGATCTGGGATCGGCTGGCCCGAGCCGTGCAGGCATTCCAGACATGGACCGGTGGGGAGGTCATCCGGGTGGGATCTTTGATCATTGATCATGGCCGCAAACAGGTGATCTGGCGTGGCCAGCCTGTGCAGCTTCCCCCACTTCAGTTCAAAATCCTGACCGTCCTGGCCCGACGGGCGGGCCAGGTGGTCTCGCACACGGACCTGGTGCGGGAGGTCTGGGGGATCGAAGCCGACGATCCGGAAGCCCGCGAGCTGTTAAAGGTTCATATCCGGCAGATCCGCAAGCGCCTGGGGCTGGATCCAGAGCGGGGAGAGGTTCTGGTTTCCGTGCGCGGCTTCGGCTATATGCTGACCTCGCCGGAGGAGGAAGGATGA
- a CDS encoding nodulation protein NfeD gives MRRLLVLGWIIWLAAWGGGAQEPSARRVLWLRVEGALTPVVADYLRRGIQTAQDQEAEALILQLNTPGGEVNLTLRLVSMIRESPVPVIVYVAPRGAIAGSAGTLVTLAGHLAWMAPETAIGAASPVGGQGEDLPETLSQKVKEILKAQVRSLAERRGPEAVQLAEAAVESAKAVSAREAVKAGLVDGIAENPEDLLRQLDGRTVPVQGQPRTLRTLGAVIVPLPMNIVEEILHRLVNPNIALILLAIGVQAILIELSNPGGWVAGFIGVVCLLLAAYGIGVLPVNWLGLLLIAVAIVLFILDVKAPTHGALTAVGTATFIAGALVLFAPVARSPFPPLSPWVAGGTGLAMAGFFGFIVAKALQAQRRPSVMGVEALIGRLGEARTDLNPTGMVHVAGELWTAESEAGMIAAGTPVQVVGVEGLRLRVRKWMPSAGSPTSAPSPEHPGIVS, from the coding sequence ATGCGTCGGCTTCTGGTGTTGGGCTGGATTATATGGTTGGCGGCATGGGGAGGTGGGGCTCAGGAGCCATCAGCCCGACGGGTGCTGTGGTTGCGAGTCGAAGGGGCCCTGACTCCGGTCGTGGCCGATTACCTGCGACGGGGGATCCAGACCGCTCAGGATCAGGAGGCCGAGGCCCTCATCCTGCAACTGAACACGCCGGGTGGGGAGGTCAATCTCACTCTGCGGCTGGTCTCGATGATCCGCGAAAGCCCGGTCCCCGTGATCGTCTACGTAGCCCCGCGCGGGGCGATCGCGGGATCCGCCGGAACGCTGGTGACACTGGCCGGGCATCTGGCCTGGATGGCGCCGGAGACGGCCATCGGGGCCGCCTCTCCGGTAGGAGGTCAGGGAGAGGATCTTCCGGAGACCCTCAGCCAGAAAGTCAAAGAGATCCTCAAGGCCCAGGTCCGCAGTCTGGCCGAACGACGGGGGCCCGAGGCCGTACAGCTGGCCGAAGCGGCGGTGGAATCCGCAAAGGCAGTAAGCGCCCGGGAAGCGGTGAAGGCGGGCCTGGTCGATGGAATCGCGGAGAACCCGGAGGACCTGCTCCGCCAGCTGGATGGTCGGACGGTCCCGGTCCAGGGCCAGCCGCGCACGCTCCGCACCCTGGGCGCCGTCATCGTTCCGCTTCCGATGAACATCGTGGAGGAAATCCTCCATCGTCTGGTGAACCCGAACATCGCGTTGATCCTCCTGGCCATCGGCGTCCAGGCTATTCTGATCGAGCTCTCCAACCCGGGCGGCTGGGTGGCCGGGTTCATCGGCGTGGTGTGTCTGCTGCTGGCAGCGTATGGGATCGGTGTGCTGCCCGTCAACTGGCTGGGGTTGCTTCTGATCGCGGTCGCGATCGTCCTGTTTATACTGGATGTCAAAGCCCCAACCCATGGGGCCTTAACGGCCGTGGGGACTGCCACCTTCATCGCTGGCGCGCTGGTGTTGTTCGCCCCGGTCGCCCGTTCGCCTTTCCCACCCCTTTCTCCGTGGGTCGCAGGCGGCACCGGGCTGGCGATGGCCGGCTTCTTCGGATTCATCGTGGCGAAGGCGCTTCAGGCACAACGGCGGCCCAGCGTGATGGGCGTGGAGGCCCTGATCGGTCGTCTGGGAGAGGCCCGGACGGACCTCAATCCCACGGGGATGGTGCATGTAGCCGGTGAATTGTGGACAGCGGAGAGCGAAGCCGGTATGATAGCGGCTGGCACCCCCGTTCAGGTTGTGGGGGTGGAAGGCCTTCGCTTGCGAGTGCGGAAGTGGATGCCATCCGCCGGTTCGCCAACCTCTGCGCCCTCGCCCGAGCATCCAGGGATTGTATCCTGA
- a CDS encoding Xaa-Pro peptidase family protein, with protein sequence MGTRHRERVEGVRRRMVEENLEAVFITYLPNVRYLSGFTGSAAVLCITPRQAWILTDFRYWEQAARQSPDFTLYRLPSRRFVEVLPEFLKEIGSPRRVGFESAHLTVDQWMSWKEATPDVEWVPIKDWIEAMRAVKDEEELARMREAARVADATMAYLRRRLRPGMTEREAAWLAEQYLRTHGGDDVAFDVIVASGPNAAMAHHHPGDRRLKIGEPIIVDLGARVDSYHSDITRTFVLGRMPRRFRELYTIVLRAQETAIRNMRAGMPGKEIDALARAVIEEAGYKDAFGHGLGHGVGLEIHEKPSAGPIAEDPVPAGAVLTVEPGIYISGWGGIRIEDMVVIDTDGVREVLTHASRDPLIPVR encoded by the coding sequence ATGGGCACCCGGCATCGTGAGCGAGTGGAAGGAGTGCGCCGGCGAATGGTCGAAGAGAACCTCGAGGCTGTCTTCATCACCTACCTTCCGAATGTTCGTTACCTTTCCGGTTTCACGGGCTCCGCTGCCGTTCTCTGCATCACACCGCGCCAGGCCTGGATCCTGACGGATTTCCGCTACTGGGAACAGGCCGCTCGCCAGTCGCCGGATTTCACCCTTTATCGCCTTCCCAGCCGCCGTTTCGTGGAGGTTCTTCCAGAATTCTTGAAGGAGATCGGCTCGCCCCGCCGGGTGGGCTTCGAGAGCGCTCATCTCACCGTAGACCAGTGGATGTCCTGGAAGGAAGCTACCCCGGATGTGGAATGGGTTCCCATCAAGGACTGGATCGAGGCGATGCGGGCCGTTAAGGACGAAGAGGAACTGGCCCGCATGCGGGAGGCCGCGCGCGTCGCCGATGCCACCATGGCGTATCTCCGGCGCCGGCTGCGGCCGGGGATGACGGAACGGGAGGCTGCATGGCTGGCCGAGCAGTATCTGCGCACCCATGGCGGGGACGATGTGGCCTTCGATGTGATCGTTGCCTCCGGCCCGAACGCGGCCATGGCCCACCATCATCCGGGCGATCGCCGGTTGAAGATCGGGGAGCCGATCATCGTGGACCTGGGGGCGCGGGTGGATAGCTATCATTCCGATATCACCCGCACTTTCGTCCTGGGCCGCATGCCCCGGCGTTTCCGGGAGCTCTACACGATCGTCCTGCGCGCCCAGGAGACGGCGATCCGGAATATGCGGGCCGGGATGCCCGGCAAGGAGATCGATGCGCTGGCCCGCGCGGTGATTGAGGAGGCGGGCTACAAGGACGCCTTCGGTCATGGCCTGGGCCATGGGGTTGGCCTGGAGATCCACGAGAAGCCTTCCGCCGGCCCCATCGCCGAGGATCCCGTCCCGGCCGGCGCGGTCCTGACGGTGGAGCCCGGGATCTACATCAGTGGATGGGGGGGTATTCGCATCGAGGATATGGTGGTGATCGATACCGATGGTGTGCGCGAAGTCCTGACCCACGCTTCGCGGGATCCGCTGATCCCGGTGCGATGA
- a CDS encoding D-glycerate dehydrogenase, whose translation MAKPKVYITRRIPERAFEILREHAELKVWDSDLPVPREVLLREVADADGLLCLLTEKVNAELLDAAPRLKVVSNMAVGFDNIDVAECTRRGIPVGNTPGVLTEATADLTWALLLAAARRIKEAVDYVREGRWVTWGPLLLLGQDVYGATIGIIGMGRIGTAVARRAKGFNMRILYHDVRRNEAAESELGATFVDLDTLFRESDFITIHTDLNPTTYRLINREAFAKMKPTAVLINAARGPIVDTEALYEALKDGRIFAAALDVTDPEPLPADHPLLQLPNCIVVPHIGSATVTTRNRMAELAALNVLAGLRGERLPHCVNPEVYERPR comes from the coding sequence ATGGCGAAGCCCAAAGTCTACATCACCCGGCGGATCCCGGAGCGGGCCTTCGAGATCCTGCGGGAGCACGCGGAGCTGAAGGTATGGGACAGCGACCTGCCGGTTCCCCGGGAGGTCCTGCTGCGGGAAGTGGCAGATGCGGACGGCCTGCTCTGCTTGCTGACGGAGAAGGTGAACGCCGAGCTGCTGGATGCAGCACCCCGTCTGAAGGTCGTCAGCAACATGGCCGTCGGTTTCGATAACATCGATGTGGCGGAATGCACCCGACGGGGCATCCCCGTGGGGAACACGCCGGGGGTCCTGACGGAGGCCACCGCGGATCTCACATGGGCCCTGCTGCTGGCCGCCGCCCGACGGATCAAGGAGGCCGTCGACTACGTGCGGGAGGGGCGGTGGGTGACCTGGGGCCCGCTGCTGCTGCTGGGGCAGGATGTCTACGGGGCCACGATCGGGATCATCGGCATGGGGCGGATCGGGACGGCGGTGGCCCGCCGGGCGAAAGGATTCAACATGCGCATCCTGTATCACGACGTGCGCCGGAACGAGGCCGCGGAATCGGAGCTGGGCGCGACGTTCGTCGATCTGGATACTCTTTTTCGTGAAAGCGATTTCATCACGATCCATACGGATCTCAACCCCACGACCTACCGTCTGATCAACCGGGAAGCCTTCGCCAAAATGAAGCCCACCGCTGTCCTGATCAACGCCGCCCGCGGCCCCATTGTGGACACGGAGGCCCTCTACGAGGCCCTGAAGGATGGACGCATCTTCGCCGCCGCTCTGGATGTCACGGATCCGGAGCCCCTCCCTGCCGATCATCCGCTCCTCCAGTTGCCGAATTGTATCGTGGTCCCTCACATCGGCAGCGCGACGGTGACCACCCGGAACCGCATGGCGGAGCTGGCGGCTCTCAACGTCCTGGCCGGCCTGCGGGGCGAGCGGCTTCCCCATTGTGTGAACCCGGAGGTCTATGAGCGACCGCGATAG
- the argC gene encoding N-acetyl-gamma-glutamyl-phosphate reductase, protein MIRVGIYGVSGYAGFEIFRLLRRHPAVEIVFAASESGAGGSLAQLFPLTEDFPIVSFAEAPLDRVDAVFLALPHGVSAPVARRALAAGIRVIDLSADFRLKDPAIYARWYKEEHPAPDLLEEAVYGLTEWNRPAIRSARLIANPGCYPTATLLALLPLARMGAIGPGPIIVDAKSGVSGAGRKPSLTTHFVEVDENLSPYNIGRAHRHLPEIEQALHTVNGALGPLVFSPQLLPVARGILATIYVPLAPGWTAEMVRDLLVESYSGEPFVKVLPPGALATLRHSVGTNLCVLSVTGVPEAGLVILTASIDNLIKGAAGQAVQNLNVMFGLEETAGLQ, encoded by the coding sequence ATGATTCGCGTCGGGATTTATGGGGTGAGCGGATATGCCGGGTTTGAGATCTTCCGGCTGCTGCGGCGGCACCCGGCGGTGGAGATCGTCTTCGCGGCTTCCGAGAGCGGGGCGGGGGGGTCCCTGGCCCAGCTGTTCCCCCTGACCGAGGACTTCCCGATCGTCAGCTTTGCCGAAGCCCCCCTGGATCGGGTGGATGCGGTGTTTCTGGCGCTGCCCCACGGCGTCTCCGCCCCGGTCGCCCGTCGGGCCCTCGCCGCGGGGATCCGCGTGATTGACCTCTCGGCGGACTTCCGGCTGAAGGATCCAGCGATCTATGCCCGATGGTATAAGGAGGAGCATCCGGCTCCGGATCTCCTGGAGGAGGCCGTTTACGGCCTAACGGAGTGGAACCGCCCCGCGATTCGTTCTGCCCGTCTGATCGCTAACCCCGGCTGCTACCCCACGGCGACCCTGCTGGCCTTGCTCCCGCTGGCCCGGATGGGTGCCATCGGCCCGGGCCCGATCATCGTGGATGCGAAATCGGGGGTCTCCGGGGCGGGGCGCAAACCCTCCCTGACGACCCATTTCGTGGAAGTGGACGAGAATCTTTCCCCTTACAACATCGGCCGGGCTCACCGGCACCTGCCGGAGATCGAGCAGGCGCTTCACACCGTTAATGGCGCGCTGGGCCCGCTGGTGTTTTCCCCTCAATTGCTTCCGGTGGCCCGGGGGATCCTGGCTACGATTTACGTTCCCCTGGCCCCGGGATGGACCGCGGAGATGGTTCGGGATCTGCTGGTGGAGTCCTACAGCGGGGAGCCCTTTGTAAAGGTGTTGCCGCCGGGGGCTCTGGCGACGCTGCGCCATAGCGTGGGCACCAATCTCTGTGTGCTCTCTGTGACGGGCGTGCCGGAGGCGGGCCTGGTTATTCTCACCGCTTCCATTGACAACCTGATCAAAGGCGCCGCCGGGCAGGCGGTGCAGAACCTCAATGTGATGTTCGGTCTGGAGGAGACGGCCGGATTGCAATGA
- the argB gene encoding acetylglutamate kinase — MRVIKIGGHELDQPAFLEGLIAALKELSPMPILVHGGGKAVSAWQQRIGLTPRYVEGLRVTDEETLELAVMILAGLTNKTLVAALARAGLPALGLCGADLGLVRVRPVPHLGRVGMPVEVDAGRLRRWVAEGLLPVIAPIGLGPEGLYNVNADQMAAAVAAALPADELVLLTDVPGVQVGDSIRSSLHAGEVEALIAAGVIRGGMIPKVRSALGALAAGVRRARITNLAGLREGGTEIIQEG; from the coding sequence ATGCGGGTGATCAAGATCGGAGGCCATGAGCTGGATCAACCGGCGTTCCTGGAGGGTTTGATCGCGGCTCTGAAGGAGCTCTCACCGATGCCCATCCTGGTCCATGGCGGCGGGAAGGCGGTGAGCGCATGGCAGCAGCGGATCGGCCTCACCCCCCGGTATGTCGAGGGATTGCGGGTAACCGATGAGGAGACCCTGGAGCTGGCCGTAATGATCCTGGCGGGGCTGACCAACAAAACCCTGGTGGCGGCCCTCGCGCGGGCGGGTCTGCCGGCTCTGGGGCTGTGCGGGGCCGATCTGGGCCTGGTGCGCGTGCGCCCGGTGCCCCATCTGGGACGGGTGGGAATGCCGGTGGAGGTGGATGCCGGGCGCCTCCGGCGCTGGGTCGCGGAGGGGCTCCTTCCGGTGATCGCCCCGATCGGGCTGGGGCCGGAGGGCCTCTACAACGTGAACGCCGACCAGATGGCCGCCGCGGTCGCCGCGGCCCTTCCCGCCGATGAGCTCGTTCTCCTCACCGATGTGCCGGGGGTTCAAGTGGGCGACTCGATCCGATCTTCGCTCCATGCCGGGGAGGTCGAGGCCCTCATCGCAGCCGGGGTCATCCGCGGCGGCATGATCCCCAAAGTGCGCTCCGCGCTGGGGGCCCTGGCGGCCGGGGTGCGTCGCGCGCGGATCACCAATCTGGCGGGCCTTCGAGAGGGAGGCACAGAGATCATCCAGGAGGGATGA
- a CDS encoding aspartate aminotransferase family protein has translation MDTGALVALAERVLAPTYRRPPIVFTHGEGVYVYDAAGRRYLDFVAGIAVCALGHADPGVAQVIAEQARRLIHVSNLYHTEPHLRLAEALVAHSFADRVFFCNSGAEAVEAALKFARKFARTHYDDRKIGFVAFTHSFHGRTMGALSVTEKPAYREPFAPLIPGVTFAPFNDGEAAGAAITAETCAVIVEPIQGEGGVHIASPEFLRTLRARCDETGALLIFDEVQCGLGRTGTLWAYEAYGVEPDLLTVAKPLANGLPIGAVLMREKVAAVLQPGDHGSTFAGGPLVSAVALHVFQRLRDPTFLAHVRETGAYLMERLHAAELPGVREIRGRGLLVGIEIEGDARAVTMAALERGLLLTTAGDHVVRMVPPLIVERSHIDEAVAILQEAMAAGMG, from the coding sequence ATGGATACAGGGGCGCTGGTGGCGCTTGCGGAGCGGGTGCTGGCGCCGACCTATCGGCGGCCGCCTATCGTCTTCACCCACGGCGAGGGCGTGTATGTCTACGACGCGGCTGGCCGGCGGTATCTGGATTTCGTGGCCGGGATTGCTGTCTGCGCCCTGGGCCATGCGGATCCCGGAGTCGCGCAGGTGATCGCGGAGCAAGCCCGACGGCTGATCCATGTGAGCAATCTCTACCACACCGAGCCCCATCTCCGCCTGGCGGAGGCCCTGGTCGCCCACAGCTTCGCCGACCGGGTCTTCTTCTGCAACTCCGGCGCTGAGGCGGTCGAGGCGGCCCTCAAGTTCGCCCGCAAGTTCGCCCGAACGCACTACGATGACCGCAAGATCGGATTTGTCGCCTTCACCCACAGCTTCCACGGCCGCACGATGGGCGCCCTCTCGGTCACCGAGAAGCCCGCCTACCGCGAACCCTTCGCCCCTCTGATCCCCGGCGTGACCTTTGCCCCTTTTAACGATGGGGAGGCCGCCGGGGCGGCGATCACGGCGGAAACCTGCGCCGTGATCGTGGAGCCGATCCAGGGGGAAGGGGGCGTGCACATCGCCTCGCCGGAGTTCCTGCGAACCCTGCGGGCCCGGTGCGATGAGACGGGTGCGCTGTTGATTTTCGATGAGGTGCAGTGCGGCCTGGGGCGCACGGGGACGCTGTGGGCCTACGAAGCGTATGGGGTGGAGCCGGATTTGCTGACGGTGGCCAAGCCCCTGGCCAACGGGCTGCCCATCGGCGCGGTGCTGATGCGGGAGAAGGTGGCGGCCGTCCTGCAGCCGGGGGACCACGGCAGCACCTTCGCCGGCGGGCCGCTGGTGAGCGCGGTGGCCTTGCATGTCTTCCAGCGCCTTCGGGACCCGACCTTCCTGGCCCATGTACGGGAGACCGGAGCTTATCTGATGGAGCGCCTGCATGCGGCGGAGCTCCCGGGTGTTCGGGAGATCCGGGGACGGGGCCTGCTGGTGGGGATCGAGATCGAAGGGGACGCGCGGGCCGTCACGATGGCCGCGCTGGAGCGGGGGTTGCTCCTCACGACGGCCGGCGACCATGTCGTGCGGATGGTTCCTCCGCTGATCGTCGAGCGATCCCACATCGATGAGGCTGTCGCGATCCTCCAGGAGGCGATGGCGGCGGGCATGGGATAG
- a CDS encoding N-acetyltransferase: MRIRPARLEDIPILYALVNDYARRGWLLPRSAEEIAATLPDWVVAEAGGRIVGCGSLVWMSPTLVEIRSLAVDEAYQGNGVGGAIVQALVEQARSAGARTVFALTRAVPFFERLGFAVAERDRFPEKVWRDCMRCPLRERCDEVAVMLQLE, encoded by the coding sequence ATGCGGATCCGGCCTGCCCGTCTGGAAGACATCCCCATCCTCTACGCTCTGGTGAACGACTATGCCCGGCGGGGATGGCTTCTCCCACGGAGCGCGGAGGAGATCGCGGCCACGCTCCCGGACTGGGTGGTGGCGGAAGCGGGGGGCCGGATCGTGGGCTGCGGTTCGCTGGTGTGGATGTCCCCCACCCTGGTGGAGATTCGCTCTCTGGCCGTGGATGAAGCCTATCAGGGCAACGGGGTGGGGGGAGCCATTGTGCAGGCGCTGGTGGAGCAGGCGCGATCCGCCGGGGCGCGCACGGTGTTCGCCCTCACCCGGGCGGTTCCTTTTTTTGAGCGCCTGGGCTTTGCCGTTGCCGAGCGCGACCGCTTCCCGGAGAAGGTGTGGCGGGATTGCATGCGTTGTCCGCTCCGGGAACGGTGTGATGAGGTTGCGGTGATGCTTCAGCTGGAATGA
- a CDS encoding argininosuccinate synthase encodes MVRKVVLAYSGGLDTSTIIPWLRETYGCEVIAFCADIGQGAEEMKGIEERAYAGGASKVIIRDLREEFLRDYVLPTVQAGAVYEGKYLLGTAMARPLIARHQVEIALQEGADAVAHGATGKGNDQVRFELAYQALAPHLRVIAPWREWSITSRREAYEYARAHGVPVEWSSSRYSRDRNLWHVSHEGGPLEDPDWEPEDDVYLWTVDPTKAPDAPETITLAFEQGVPVALNGQPMGLVPLMEALNALGAKHGIGRVDLVENRLVGMKSRGVYETPGGTILVEALRALETLCLDRETMHFKQGLALRYAELVYYGWWFSPLREAMDAFVRTVMRHVTGEVRLKLYKGNVFVVGRRSPYSLYREDIVSFDTVGAYDHKDAAGFIRLFGLPLKVHGLVNRGLRGEPRAPEERD; translated from the coding sequence ATGGTTCGCAAGGTGGTCCTGGCCTATTCCGGCGGTCTGGACACCTCCACCATCATCCCGTGGCTGCGGGAGACCTATGGGTGCGAGGTGATCGCCTTCTGTGCGGATATCGGCCAGGGGGCGGAGGAGATGAAGGGGATCGAGGAGCGGGCCTACGCCGGCGGGGCTTCCAAGGTGATCATCCGCGACCTGCGGGAGGAGTTCCTGCGGGATTATGTGCTGCCCACCGTGCAGGCCGGCGCGGTCTACGAGGGCAAATACCTGCTGGGGACCGCCATGGCGCGTCCCCTGATCGCCAGGCATCAGGTGGAGATCGCCCTCCAGGAGGGGGCTGACGCGGTGGCCCATGGGGCGACCGGGAAAGGCAATGACCAGGTCCGCTTCGAGCTGGCCTATCAGGCCCTGGCGCCCCATCTGCGGGTGATCGCCCCATGGCGGGAGTGGTCGATCACCTCCCGCCGCGAGGCTTATGAATACGCCCGCGCCCACGGCGTCCCTGTCGAGTGGAGCAGCAGCCGCTACAGCCGTGACCGCAACCTCTGGCACGTCTCCCACGAGGGCGGACCACTGGAGGATCCCGATTGGGAGCCTGAGGATGATGTCTATCTGTGGACGGTGGATCCCACGAAGGCCCCGGATGCCCCGGAGACCATCACCCTGGCCTTCGAGCAGGGGGTTCCCGTGGCGCTGAACGGCCAGCCGATGGGGCTGGTTCCCTTAATGGAGGCCCTCAATGCGCTGGGCGCGAAGCACGGCATCGGGCGGGTGGATTTGGTGGAGAACCGGCTGGTGGGAATGAAGTCCCGCGGGGTTTACGAGACGCCAGGGGGAACCATCCTGGTGGAGGCCCTGCGGGCGCTGGAGACGCTGTGTCTGGATCGCGAGACCATGCATTTCAAGCAGGGCCTGGCGCTGCGGTATGCGGAGCTGGTCTATTACGGCTGGTGGTTCAGCCCTCTGCGGGAGGCCATGGATGCCTTCGTGAGGACGGTCATGCGCCATGTCACGGGAGAGGTGCGCCTCAAGCTGTATAAGGGGAACGTCTTCGTGGTGGGCCGGCGCTCGCCTTACAGCCTTTATCGGGAGGATATCGTCTCCTTCGACACGGTAGGGGCTTACGATCACAAGGATGCGGCGGGCTTCATCCGGCTGTTCGGGCTGCCCCTGAAGGTCCACGGCCTGGTCAACCGGGGCCTGCGCGGGGAACCCCGCGCCCCGGAGGAGCGAGATTGA
- a CDS encoding carbon-nitrogen hydrolase family protein → MIQLIAIQMRWSPQDGSSPGAFIARMDGLMARAAERLDPRKPALVAFPEDVGLLAALAVLPPGLRNQPTMAKAMAFALRQQFLPALYHRLRYRVSWARALLLAIQPRLVPLYLSAFSTLARKYRVVLVAGSAPLAALPHASGSRLEALRPRGPAVYNTAALFGPDGSLIGLQRKVARIDLEGPQGLDLSPGSLEDIQVFPTEVGRVGIAICLDAFAPESPVRERLARLGAEILVQPSANPGPWTPEQQADWLRGAWAATVQEGCFVYAVNPMMTGALFDLAFYGQSALIARDADRTPGDQGYRDIGPMPGFLAVAQRDDSEEILTARVPHPEERL, encoded by the coding sequence ATGATCCAGCTGATCGCCATCCAGATGCGCTGGTCTCCTCAGGATGGATCTTCCCCTGGGGCTTTTATTGCCCGCATGGATGGGCTGATGGCCCGGGCCGCCGAGCGGCTGGATCCGCGGAAGCCGGCGCTGGTGGCCTTCCCGGAGGATGTGGGGCTGCTGGCCGCGCTGGCGGTTCTCCCTCCAGGGCTGCGAAATCAGCCCACGATGGCGAAGGCCATGGCCTTTGCCCTGCGCCAGCAGTTCCTCCCTGCCCTCTACCATCGTCTCCGCTATCGGGTGAGCTGGGCCCGCGCCCTGCTGCTGGCCATCCAGCCGCGACTTGTTCCGCTTTATCTGAGCGCCTTCTCCACCCTCGCCCGAAAATATCGCGTGGTTCTGGTGGCGGGCTCCGCCCCGCTGGCCGCCCTCCCCCACGCCTCCGGATCCCGCCTGGAGGCCCTGCGCCCTCGGGGGCCTGCTGTCTACAACACCGCCGCGCTCTTCGGGCCGGATGGATCCCTGATCGGCCTTCAGCGGAAAGTCGCGCGGATCGATCTGGAAGGCCCCCAGGGCCTGGATCTCAGCCCGGGATCCCTGGAAGACATCCAGGTGTTCCCGACGGAAGTCGGTCGGGTGGGGATCGCGATCTGCCTGGACGCCTTCGCGCCGGAATCCCCGGTGCGGGAACGGCTGGCCCGCCTGGGGGCGGAGATCCTGGTCCAGCCCTCCGCCAACCCGGGGCCCTGGACGCCGGAGCAGCAGGCGGACTGGCTTCGAGGGGCCTGGGCGGCAACGGTTCAGGAGGGATGTTTCGTTTATGCGGTCAATCCCATGATGACGGGCGCCCTCTTCGATCTGGCCTTTTACGGACAATCCGCCCTCATCGCCCGCGATGCGGATCGGACGCCCGGGGATCAGGGTTACCGGGATATCGGCCCGATGCCCGGCTTCCTCGCCGTCGCCCAAAGGGACGATTCGGAAGAGATCCTGACCGCCCGGGTGCCGCATCCGGAGGAGCGTCTATAG